ttttgttgcagccatttgagaggaggagagagaatgtgtaaatttttctttatatagggagacaaaaaatccaattagattaaatatttttgactcagacgacttcctggacgacttacatttcagtcgtctggtgaagaaattaaaacagacgacttacatgtaagtcgtccagaagagtttaatatttttagcgggaaattaaatatttttagcgggaaactaaaatagaagattttccaaacgacttacaagtaagtcgtctggacgactgaaatatacgtcgtccgggtaaattatttaacagacgactgaaatataagtcgtccacaccctaaacataacccctaaacttaattatctaattaaacacttcataaaaccaaatcaaacttgaaaagtgtttactatacacagaaataaacacatataggtgaaaactaatttttgaaaaaaacattttagttttccaaaatctaaccctaacaatacgtacaatactacaacatatgtttgccaaactcctaaaccaaagtatttcatgattcactacttccactcatatatcttcaaaacaaatcaattttatcatatcttaatttatatcagttaaaactgtttataattacttgatttttattttttacgcatctaaatatttttttacaagatttataaattatttttaaaataaactggtaccagacgacttacacttcagtcgtccagacgacttacacttcagtcgtccagacgacttacacttcagtcgtccagacgacttccaacatctcagacgactcagacgatttactggggctatattcgtaaaaatggcttctgtttttttgtttggtcacaaggggctgagctgtaatttcactaggcttttaggttagttttgcatttgattcaagtttgggtataggtttggaattaaaatcaagttgtgggttagttttggcaaaaacccctacaTAATTTTcacgtttcttttttttcgtcgtcgtcgtctctctctctctctcgcgccccgtaaagttattatttttcttattcgtTTTGGTCAATTGCACCAAGAAAACAACAGGAATCAAAGGTTCgtatcctcctcctcctcctctcttgCTTGTGATTGTCAATTCCGAATCGAATCACGAGATCTGTCTCCTCGGATTCAGTAACAATTATTCTTAGATCGTAGGCTCCTCGATGAACGCTTTCTCTTTAGGATCTGTTCTCTGCGTTTCCTGATCCGATTGCTTCATTGACTTAGACCAGATCTGTTTCTCGATCAATTTCTTCAATTTAAGCATCATCTCCACGATCTGATTTCAAAGTATTGTTTTTTAGGGCACGAATTTGAAGATCGAAGATGTTAGAACAGCTTCTGATCTTCACACGAGGAGGATTAATCCTCTGGACATGCAAGGAGCTCGGAAAGGCTCTCAAAAGCTCACCAATCGACACTCTGATCCGCTCCTGCCTCCTCGAGGAGCGATCTGGTGAAGTCTCCTTCAACTACGAGGCCTACACTCTCAAGTGGACCTTCCACAACGATCTAGGACTCGTCTTCGTCGCTGTTTATCAGCGGATCCTCCACTTGCTCTACGTGGACGACTTGCTTTCGATGGTGAAGGAAAGCTTCTCTGAGATTTATGATCCTAAGCGGATGAGTTACGGTGATTTTGATGAGACGTTTAGGCAGCTTAGGATGGAGGCTGAGGCTCGGGGGGAGGAGCTGAGGAAGGTGAAGGTTGTGAGCAGTGTTAAGAAGCAAGGGCAGGTGTCAAAGTCTGGTCTTGATGGAGGAATCaaaagtggtggtggtggatcgAAGAAGGATGATGGAGATGGGGATAAGGATAAAGTCGGTAGCTTGATGACTAATGGTAATCATAAAGATGATGACAAGACTGATCTTGCTAACGGGAAAGAGAACACGGCTGATAATGTTGTACTTGATCCGAGTAAGCTTATGAAGCTGAGGAGTAAAGGTGTAAGAGGTAGAGGAGGTGTGAGGAAAACTGACAGTATAGGTAATAAGAGTTCCAAGGTTAGTGCTGCGGAACCGCCGAAGAAGGCGACGAAGAAGAATAGGGTTTGGGATGATGCGGCTCCTAAGCAAGTGAAGCTGGACTTTACTGATTCCGTTGGTGAGAATGGAAATGGGAACCACGATCATGTAGATATTGCGGCTGCTGACCAGGGAGAGAGTATGATGGACAAGGAAGAGGTTTTTAGCAGTGATGATGAaagtgaagatgatgatgatgacgaacCAAGAAGTGATGAGAAGAAGCCTGAGGCTAAGAAGAAGGGATGGTTTTCTTCTGTTTTCCAGAGGTTAGCGTTTCTCTTGTTGAATTTTTTGCTAATTTACTTATATATTACATCATCTGGTATTAAACGTGTACTGCAATCTTTGTTCAGTATTACTGGGAAGGCGAATCTTGAAAGGACAGACCTTGAACCGGCCTTGAAAGCTCTGAAGGAACGGCTCATGACCAAGAATGTGGTATGTGCCTTTACAGTGCATCGTTTcttatgtttgggtttggttaTGGCTTTTAATTGAGAGTGTGCTTTTTTTCATTCACAGGCTGAAGAGATAGCGGAGAAGCTTTGTGAATCAGTGGAAGCAAGTCTTGAAGGAAAGAAGTTGGCATCGTTCACGAGGATCTCTTCAACCGTTCAGGTGTTGTGCTTTGTCCTTGTAGCTCTAAATTAAATCTAGAAAACATTTCAGTGTGCAATCTCTAGATTGCTTAATTGTGGTGTGAAATATATATGACTTCAGGGAGCAATGGAGGATGCTTTGATTCGCATATTGACTCCGAGACGCTCCATTGATATAATGAGAGACGTTCATGCTGCCAAAGAACAGAGGAGACCTTATGTGGTCGTGTTTGTTGGAGTCAACGGAGTTGGCAAATCCACCAATCTGGCCAAAGTGGCGTATTGGCTTCAGCAGCATAAGGTCAGTGTAATGATGGCTGCCTGTGACACATTCCGTTCTGGAGCTGTTGAGCAGTTAAGGACTCATGCTCGCAGGTTACAGGTAATTAATTCATCAGTAGTCGTTGATTAATGGTGTAGTTACTGATTTAACGAATATTGATGTGAAAtactaaattttgattttggcAACAGATACCGATATTTGAGAAGGGATATGAGAAGGATCCAGCAGTAGTTGCTAAGGAAGCCATACAGGAAGCAACTCGGAATGGATCCGATGTTGTTCTTGTTGACACAGCTGGTCGGATGCAGGATAATGAACCTTTGATGAGAGCTCTCTCTAAGCTCATTAACCTCAATAAGCCAGACTTGGTCTTGTTTGTCGGTGAAGCTCTTGTTGGAAATGATGCTGTTGATCAGCTCTCAAAGTTTAATCAGGTTCGGTTTCTTACCCATCAGAAATTCTTGTTAgatgtttttttcctataaaaccttattaatgtttttttttcctttctaaaCTCCAGAAActctctgatctctccaattcTGGGACCACGAGATTGATTGATGGAATCTTACTGACAAAGTTCGATACCATTGACGATAAGGTACAGTAAAACATTGATAATAATGATTTATGTTGGCTTGATCTTatagtatgaaaattttaaaccgaGTGTTTGGGACGGGCTCTGTAGGTAGGGGCAGCATTATCTATGGTTTACATATCGGGAGCACCGGTTATGTTCGTGGGTTGTGGCCAGTCTTACACTGACCTGAAGAAGCTCAATGTCAAGGCCATAGTCAAGACACTTCTCAAATGATCTCCTCATAAACATCATCATCACTATCTTCATCACTACCGTCATCAATCAATGTCTTATCCATCATACTTTGtcttgagtttttgttttttttttctttttgacttgGAGACGATTTCTCTTTGGCTCTGTTGTTGTTTCCTTAAAACTCCAAAAGACTTTCGTTGGAGTCGCTACTATCCCATCCCATGTCTTTGTATGATGCAACTTTTGTATTGAACTAAatgttctttcctttttttctcaTGTTTTTATCATTCACCGTGATTATGTTGCTTATTGTAACGGGTTAAGATAAGTAACCGAGGCCGTGTGACTAGCTGTCTGTTTCAGTTAGTAGAGAGGCCTAGGCCATTAGGTTTAGTAGATTAAGTCTAAGATTAATACTTTTAAGATTTGGATTCTATCATCTAGCAAACATGGTGTGGTTTTCTCTTGATAACTGGAGACGAGTTGGATAAAAAGTTTTGTATGTTTCTTGATTATCATCTCTCTTGGTCATATATATTACGAGAGAGATAATAACGGTCAATTTTTAGTTATCTTTGCATTATATCCATAACTCAAACTAAATTCATTCTATCAATGAAAGCCAATGCCTAGCCTAGCCGTTTTGTCCAAAAAATAAAAGCTCAAAACTGTCGCTCTATCGAATTAATTAATAGCCATTTAGATGTTTAGTTTCGTGCTCGGCCACAACGGCTCGTAAGTATCATTTGTATCGCCCGAAGACTTTCATGCAAAACGTATAAACTACCGTTTCCGTAGATACTACTCCGTCAGCTtccatatatatgatattttggaagaagtattttgtttcaatttacatgaagttttatagttttaaagttaattttactttattggaaattatttaaccaattagattttatcgtttttttataattgactaactgattttaaaataatatatttaaaatatatttttagaaaaatataattttcttaatatttgtgtACTAAGACAAAACgtcaaatattataaaaagaacGAAGTATTTTACTAGCTGTAAATGTTAATAGAAGTGTACGAGGTCAAATTTACATAACTGGTACCTGCTACGTTTCATTGTATACCCCTTATTTATTAGAAGATACAATAAATCGTAATTTTACATCAAAATTGTTAAACAAAGTGACAAGAATAAAGACGCTAGGatgaaatgaaaaactatagcttttattgaattattttaCTTATGGGTACAATACATAAATGTGACATTGAGATTAATATGAGTTTTTGTTTTCCTGACAAGGATGAGAATAATAGGTTATATATTGAATAAGAATACAGCAAGATGATAAATCTATAAGTGCTCAGATATAACAAGAGCCAAATAGATAATTTGGGAGAGAAACTAATTAATTAGCTGGAACTCTGCCTTTGAGGAAATTCTTGCAAATCGTCTCCAAGAGTTTCCTGTCTGCTCCCCTATTCTCCATCGAGGCCTTTGCCGCATCCGCAAAATCTTGCTGCAAAATTAAATTATGGTTTATCAAATAAATACTATAtttcataaacaaacaaaaataatataaataatgttaaatgttttttttcctataatGACCATAACTTTATGAAAGCAAGGCAACGGTATccacatacaaaaaaaaaacgttatcCACATACAGTAGATAATGTATTCTTGGTTCAACTAACACCTACTATGATGTgtactaaaagtctaaaactgAAGTCACTAAACCATTCTAGTTTTGTACGTTTTCTACATAATTGTTCTACGTAAATGGGGATGAAAGGAAATAAAGCTAACCTTGATGAAGCCAAGACGAAGAACACGATCAACGATCTCGTGGAGAATCTCTTTGTTATACTCGGGATGTCCTTGAATACAGAATAAATGATCCTCAATGGAGAACATCTCCACCTCGTACTTTTCGGAAAAAGCTAGTACTTTAGCAGATTCAGGCAACACTAAAACTTCGTCCTGATGTAACTTTAGGATGGCTATGCTATCCGGAATCTCGTTTCCGAAGAAACTTCCCGGTTTAATCGCATCCTTCACGAT
The Brassica napus cultivar Da-Ae chromosome A1, Da-Ae, whole genome shotgun sequence DNA segment above includes these coding regions:
- the LOC106393293 gene encoding signal recognition particle receptor subunit alpha, encoding MLEQLLIFTRGGLILWTCKELGKALKSSPIDTLIRSCLLEERSGEVSFNYEAYTLKWTFHNDLGLVFVAVYQRILHLLYVDDLLSMVKESFSEIYDPKRMSYGDFDETFRQLRMEAEARGEELRKVKVVSSVKKQGQVSKSGLDGGIKSGGGGSKKDDGDGDKDKVGSLMTNGNHKDDDKTDLANGKENTADNVVLDPSKLMKLRSKGVRGRGGVRKTDSIGNKSSKVSAAEPPKKATKKNRVWDDAAPKQVKLDFTDSVGENGNGNHDHVDIAAADQGESMMDKEEVFSSDDESEDDDDDEPRSDEKKPEAKKKGWFSSVFQSITGKANLERTDLEPALKALKERLMTKNVAEEIAEKLCESVEASLEGKKLASFTRISSTVQGAMEDALIRILTPRRSIDIMRDVHAAKEQRRPYVVVFVGVNGVGKSTNLAKVAYWLQQHKVSVMMAACDTFRSGAVEQLRTHARRLQIPIFEKGYEKDPAVVAKEAIQEATRNGSDVVLVDTAGRMQDNEPLMRALSKLINLNKPDLVLFVGEALVGNDAVDQLSKFNQKLSDLSNSGTTRLIDGILLTKFDTIDDKVGAALSMVYISGAPVMFVGCGQSYTDLKKLNVKAIVKTLLK